The following proteins are encoded in a genomic region of Thioclava nitratireducens:
- a CDS encoding DEAD/DEAH box helicase, whose product MIPSLSAALAERGYDTLTPVQDAVTDPALAGKDLLVSAQTGSGKTVGFGLAIAPTLLGEAESFGPAGTPLALVVAPTRELAFQVMQELRWLYGKTGAIVSSCVGGMDPRQERRALERGTHIVVGTPGRLSDHIRRGALDLGDIRAVVLDEADEMLDLGFREDLEFILGSATEERRTLLFSATVSPMIAKLAEQFQNDAQRISTINTAQQHSDIAYKALKVAASDSDHAIFNLLRFHHDESAIVFANTRAAVNHLSARLGNRGLSVVTLSGELSQAERSHALQAMRDGRARVCVATDVAARGIDLPNLSLVIHADLPQNTESLLHRSGRTGRAGRKGMSALIVPPRMVKRAERLLKFAKIKAEWTVPPSAESIIARDEERLLTDPDWREPITEDQAAFARKLLDRHGAEAVAAAFLRLQQARNAPPEDLLPPDTKGQSERQEFGPSRWFTLSVGRNDRAEPRWLLPLLRRHADLEKSAIGAIRVRDDETFVEIAEKSVAKFAASLGPDGELSDEITARALNGEPDFGPPPKKRRADKPQGKPHRGERGEHPGKAPHRKGSPKGARTEGAPADNTKTSGWSPDDEAVFAALADIPSKKRKPEGGAGAKPKKPRAKYAGPGKGTHPGKSGKPKPGGPKKPRK is encoded by the coding sequence ATGATCCCCTCCCTTTCCGCAGCGCTCGCCGAGCGCGGCTACGACACTCTCACTCCCGTGCAGGACGCGGTGACCGATCCCGCGCTGGCGGGCAAGGACCTGCTGGTCTCTGCCCAGACCGGCTCGGGCAAAACGGTCGGCTTCGGTCTCGCGATCGCGCCGACCCTTCTGGGCGAGGCCGAAAGCTTCGGCCCGGCCGGCACGCCGCTTGCACTCGTCGTGGCCCCCACGCGGGAACTCGCTTTCCAGGTCATGCAGGAATTGCGCTGGCTCTATGGCAAGACCGGCGCCATCGTCAGCTCCTGCGTCGGCGGCATGGATCCGCGGCAGGAACGGCGCGCCCTCGAGCGCGGCACCCATATCGTGGTCGGCACCCCCGGCCGTCTGAGCGATCATATCCGCCGCGGCGCGCTCGACCTGGGCGACATCCGCGCGGTCGTGCTCGACGAAGCCGACGAGATGCTCGATCTGGGTTTCCGCGAAGACCTCGAATTCATCCTCGGCTCCGCTACGGAAGAGCGCCGCACGCTGCTGTTCTCGGCCACCGTGTCGCCTATGATCGCGAAACTGGCCGAGCAGTTCCAGAACGACGCGCAGCGCATCTCGACGATCAACACCGCGCAGCAGCACTCCGACATCGCCTATAAGGCGCTGAAGGTCGCGGCCTCGGACAGCGATCATGCGATCTTCAACCTGCTGCGTTTTCATCATGACGAAAGCGCCATCGTCTTCGCCAACACCCGCGCGGCGGTGAACCATCTCAGCGCCCGTCTCGGCAATCGCGGCCTCTCGGTCGTGACGCTCTCGGGCGAGCTGTCACAGGCCGAACGCAGCCACGCGCTGCAGGCGATGCGCGACGGGCGGGCGCGGGTCTGCGTGGCGACCGACGTCGCCGCACGCGGTATCGACCTGCCGAACCTGAGCCTAGTGATCCATGCCGATCTGCCGCAGAACACAGAGAGCCTGCTGCACCGTTCGGGTCGGACGGGTCGCGCCGGGCGCAAGGGGATGTCCGCGCTGATCGTGCCGCCTCGCATGGTCAAACGCGCCGAGCGCCTGCTGAAATTCGCCAAGATCAAAGCGGAATGGACGGTGCCGCCCTCTGCCGAGTCGATCATCGCGCGCGACGAAGAGCGCCTGCTGACCGATCCCGATTGGCGCGAGCCGATCACCGAGGATCAGGCGGCGTTCGCGCGCAAGCTGCTCGACAGGCACGGGGCCGAGGCTGTCGCCGCCGCCTTCCTACGCCTGCAGCAAGCGCGCAACGCACCGCCCGAAGACCTTCTGCCGCCCGACACCAAGGGCCAGTCCGAGCGTCAGGAATTCGGTCCGAGCCGCTGGTTCACTCTGTCGGTCGGGCGCAATGACCGAGCCGAGCCGCGTTGGCTGCTGCCGCTCCTGCGCCGCCATGCCGATCTGGAGAAATCCGCCATCGGCGCGATCCGCGTGCGCGACGACGAAACCTTCGTCGAGATTGCCGAGAAGAGCGTCGCAAAGTTCGCGGCCTCGCTTGGTCCCGATGGCGAGCTCTCCGACGAGATCACGGCCCGCGCCCTCAATGGTGAACCCGATTTCGGCCCGCCGCCGAAAAAGCGGCGCGCCGACAAACCGCAGGGCAAGCCCCATCGTGGCGAGCGTGGGGAACACCCGGGCAAGGCGCCCCATCGCAAAGGCTCGCCCAAGGGCGCACGTACTGAAGGCGCTCCGGCGGACAATACCAAGACGAGCGGCTGGAGCCCGGATGACGAGGCGGTCTTTGCCGCCCTAGCGGATATCCCGTCGAAAAAGCGCAAGCCCGAGGGCGGCGCCGGCGCGAAACCGAAAAAACCTCGCGCGAAATACGCGGGCCCCGGCAAAGGGACGCATCCGGGAAAAAGCGGAAAGCCCAAGCCCGGCGGCCCGAAAAAGCCGCGCAAGTGA
- a CDS encoding sodium:calcium antiporter: MIASLSTPLLLGAFTLAGLIVVISSIKATGLADVIADRTRIGEALAGGIVLGAATSLSGIVVSVSVAAQGDASFAFSNAVGGIAAQTFFLALADMLHRRANLEHSAAEPANLFQAVMLIVLLSIPLAATAAPDYAIWGISPASVILFLAYLGGTKLAAQVSETPMWKPVETRETRHDEPEDEEERNRSPRGPILVFVGLVVVMGLSGWVISQAGREFVTRFDLSSSLVGALLTAVVTSLPELVTTLTAVRRGALQLAIGGIIGGNTFDTLFLVFSDGAYREGSLYHAVSMPDLYWLATGLMMTGVLLGGLILRQKDGPARIGIESLLLVAIYASAVVLQVLA; the protein is encoded by the coding sequence ATGATCGCCTCTCTCTCGACCCCTCTTCTGCTTGGCGCTTTCACCCTTGCGGGGTTGATCGTCGTCATCTCCTCGATCAAGGCGACCGGGCTGGCCGACGTGATCGCGGATCGCACCCGCATCGGCGAGGCGCTGGCGGGCGGTATCGTTCTGGGCGCCGCGACTTCGCTGTCGGGGATCGTCGTCTCCGTCTCGGTAGCCGCACAAGGGGACGCGAGTTTCGCCTTCTCAAACGCCGTAGGCGGGATCGCCGCGCAGACCTTCTTTCTGGCGCTGGCCGACATGCTGCACCGGCGGGCCAATCTCGAACATTCGGCGGCGGAGCCTGCCAACCTGTTTCAGGCGGTGATGCTGATCGTGCTGCTGTCGATCCCGCTCGCCGCGACCGCCGCGCCCGATTACGCGATCTGGGGCATCAGCCCGGCCTCGGTGATCCTGTTTCTCGCCTATCTCGGCGGCACCAAGCTCGCAGCCCAGGTGTCGGAAACGCCGATGTGGAAACCGGTCGAAACCCGCGAGACCCGCCATGACGAGCCCGAGGACGAAGAAGAGAGGAACCGTTCACCACGCGGGCCGATCCTCGTCTTCGTCGGCCTCGTCGTCGTCATGGGCCTCAGCGGCTGGGTCATTTCGCAAGCGGGGCGGGAATTCGTCACACGTTTCGACCTCAGCTCCTCGCTGGTAGGCGCATTGCTGACGGCGGTGGTAACATCGCTGCCGGAACTGGTGACGACGCTGACGGCCGTCCGCCGCGGCGCACTGCAACTGGCAATCGGCGGCATTATCGGCGGCAACACCTTCGACACGCTGTTCCTAGTCTTCTCGGACGGGGCGTATCGCGAGGGTTCGCTCTACCACGCAGTCTCGATGCCGGATCTGTACTGGCTGGCGACGGGACTGATGATGACGGGCGTGTTGCTGGGCGGATTGATCCTGCGGCAGAAGGACGGGCCGGCCCGGATCGGGATCGAGAGCCTGCTTCTGGTCGCGATCTACGCCTCGGCAGTGGTGCTGCAAGTCCTCGCCTGA
- the xylB gene encoding xylulokinase: MFIGLDLGTSGLKGLLIDDAQRVVAEATHPLTVSRPHEGWSEQNPAEWVAAMEAVLGTLAQHDLSPVRGIGLSGHMHGATLLDAQDAVLRPCILWNDTRAHREAASLDADPQFREISGNIVFPGFTAPKLVWLAKHEPEIFAKVAKVLLPKDYLRLWLTGEHASEMSDSAGTSWLDTGARDWSDALLSATGMRHEQMPRLVEGSDVSGTLRPQVAARFGLPDGVVVAGGGGDNAASGVGVGVVAAGQAFVSLGTSGVLFAADDGYRPDAASAVHSFCHALPQTWHQMGVVLAATDALNWYARLLESDAKQLTEGLGPLRAPGKARFLPYLGGERTPLNDAAIRGAFIGLEHATDRAATTRAVLEGVSFALRDCRDALAGTGTRIETLLGVGGGTRSRYWCEAIATALDTPVALPVAGDYGGAFGAARLGMMAATGGGLELARPPEIAATIEPVPALRAAFDEGYERYRQAGAALSGLT; encoded by the coding sequence ATGTTTATCGGATTGGATCTGGGCACCTCGGGGCTGAAGGGCCTCTTGATAGACGATGCGCAGCGCGTGGTGGCCGAGGCGACGCATCCCCTCACCGTTTCGCGCCCCCATGAAGGCTGGTCGGAGCAGAATCCCGCCGAATGGGTCGCGGCGATGGAGGCGGTGCTGGGCACGCTCGCGCAGCATGACCTCTCGCCGGTGCGCGGTATCGGGCTTTCCGGGCATATGCATGGTGCGACGCTGCTGGATGCGCAGGACGCGGTGCTGCGGCCCTGCATCCTGTGGAACGACACTCGCGCCCACCGCGAGGCGGCGTCCCTCGACGCCGACCCGCAGTTCCGCGAAATCAGCGGTAATATCGTCTTCCCCGGCTTCACCGCACCGAAGCTGGTTTGGCTTGCGAAGCATGAGCCTGAAATCTTCGCGAAGGTGGCGAAGGTACTGTTGCCGAAGGATTACCTGCGGCTCTGGCTGACCGGGGAACATGCCTCGGAGATGTCCGATTCCGCCGGAACCAGCTGGCTCGATACCGGTGCGCGTGACTGGTCGGACGCGCTTCTGTCGGCGACGGGGATGCGGCACGAGCAGATGCCGCGTCTCGTCGAAGGCTCGGACGTGTCGGGCACGCTGCGCCCGCAGGTCGCGGCACGCTTCGGCCTCCCGGACGGTGTCGTCGTGGCCGGTGGCGGTGGCGACAACGCGGCTTCGGGCGTTGGCGTCGGCGTCGTGGCGGCCGGACAGGCCTTTGTCTCGCTCGGCACTTCGGGGGTGCTTTTCGCCGCGGACGACGGCTATCGGCCCGATGCGGCGAGCGCCGTGCACAGCTTCTGTCACGCCCTGCCTCAGACATGGCACCAGATGGGCGTGGTGCTGGCCGCGACCGACGCGCTGAACTGGTATGCGCGGCTTCTGGAGAGCGACGCCAAGCAGCTGACCGAGGGCCTCGGCCCGTTGCGGGCGCCGGGCAAGGCGCGCTTCCTGCCCTATCTCGGCGGCGAGCGCACGCCGCTGAACGACGCGGCGATCCGTGGGGCCTTCATCGGGCTTGAGCATGCGACCGATCGGGCGGCGACGACGCGGGCCGTGCTGGAAGGCGTGAGTTTCGCGCTTCGCGATTGTCGCGACGCGCTGGCTGGGACCGGGACGCGGATCGAGACGCTGCTTGGTGTCGGCGGCGGGACGCGTTCGCGTTATTGGTGTGAGGCAATCGCGACGGCGCTCGATACGCCGGTGGCCCTGCCGGTGGCGGGCGACTACGGCGGCGCCTTCGGGGCGGCACGGCTCGGCATGATGGCGGCGACCGGCGGCGGGTTGGAACTCGCACGCCCGCCCGAGATTGCCGCGACGATCGAGCCGGTGCCTGCGTTGCGCGCGGCGTTCGACGAGGGCTATGAGCGATATCGTCAAGCCGGTGCCGCGCTGAGCGGTTTGACCTGA
- a CDS encoding aldose epimerase family protein — protein sequence MFDHETELEIGLASGMRVRIDPKGARLTSLVLPGADDPVEILIGPDPGETARSFHGATIGRYSNRIAGGRFTLDGEQFQLDTNENGNCLHGGGQGFDQRDWTVVAHWINAVALRLESRDGDQGFPGNLVAEASFALSDPATLTITYRARCDRACPVSLTSHGYFNLAGGGSIADHRLKINADQVLEIDSETLPVGAPRDVAGTRFDFRDSAPVPGPDGAGFDHNFCLRPGAMREIAALNDPASGRSMTMLSNQPGLQVYTSPSGDSFNAICLEPQAWPDAPNHPEYPSAILQPGKEYVNRIRLQFSG from the coding sequence ATGTTCGATCATGAAACAGAACTGGAGATCGGGCTTGCTTCGGGGATGCGGGTCCGCATCGACCCGAAAGGCGCACGACTGACAAGCTTGGTCCTGCCAGGCGCCGACGACCCGGTCGAGATTCTTATCGGCCCCGATCCCGGAGAGACCGCACGCAGCTTCCACGGCGCAACAATCGGGCGCTACTCCAACCGCATCGCCGGGGGCCGCTTCACGCTTGATGGCGAGCAGTTCCAGCTCGATACGAACGAGAACGGAAACTGCCTTCACGGCGGCGGTCAGGGCTTCGACCAGCGCGACTGGACGGTCGTCGCGCATTGGATCAACGCGGTGGCGCTGCGGCTCGAAAGCCGCGACGGCGATCAGGGATTTCCCGGCAATCTCGTGGCGGAGGCGAGCTTTGCGCTATCGGACCCTGCCACTCTGACGATCACCTATCGCGCGCGCTGTGATCGGGCCTGCCCGGTCTCGCTGACCTCGCACGGGTATTTCAACCTCGCCGGCGGTGGCTCGATCGCCGATCACCGGCTGAAGATCAACGCCGATCAGGTGCTGGAGATCGATTCCGAAACATTGCCTGTCGGCGCCCCGCGCGATGTCGCAGGCACCCGGTTCGACTTTCGCGATTCGGCCCCGGTGCCGGGACCGGATGGCGCAGGCTTCGATCACAACTTCTGTCTGCGTCCCGGCGCCATGCGCGAGATTGCGGCACTGAACGATCCGGCCTCGGGGCGCAGCATGACGATGCTGAGCAACCAGCCCGGCTTGCAGGTCTACACTTCGCCATCGGGTGATAGCTTCAACGCGATCTGTCTGGAGCCGCAAGCGTGGCCCGATGCGCCCAATCACCCCGAGTACCCGTCCGCGATCCTGCAACCCGGCAAGGAATACGTGAACCGAATTCGCCTGCAGTTCTCGGGCTGA
- the glpD gene encoding glycerol-3-phosphate dehydrogenase, with amino-acid sequence MSQAVDLFVIGGGVNGCGIARDAAGRGLRVRLAEMGDLAQATSSASTKLFHGGLRYLEYREIKLVREALSEREVLIRAMPHISWPMRFVLPYSADMRFESDTPVSKMLSTVMPWMRGKRPSWMIRSGLFLYDHLGGQGLLPGTKRLDLRNTPEGAPLKDQFAHAFEYSDGWVQDARLVVLNARDAEAHGADIRVQTRVVEAHRDGGHWVITTEGPNGREEHLARAVVNAGGPWVEQILKGTMGSASREHIRLVRGSHIVTRKLYDHDKCYFFQGTDGRIIFAIPYEQDFTLIGTTEAAHEDSPLAAECTEAERDYLCEFASEYFKQEVTPDDVVWTYSGVRPLYEDGASSATAATREYVLSLDAPTGQPAALHVFGGKITTYRRLAEDALAKLRPHLPGMGGPWTKDARLPGGDFAPEGVEAKIAKLSQDYPFVDRKWAERMIRHYGTEAWDIFGDAKALADLGRDFGGTLTEAELRWLVEREWARKVEDVIWRRTKLGLRLDADQVNSVAAWLEEHAA; translated from the coding sequence ATGTCACAGGCAGTAGACCTCTTCGTGATCGGCGGCGGCGTGAACGGCTGCGGGATCGCGCGCGACGCGGCAGGGCGTGGCCTCAGGGTGCGTCTGGCCGAGATGGGCGACCTCGCGCAGGCGACCTCCTCGGCCTCCACCAAGTTATTCCATGGCGGGCTGCGCTATCTCGAGTATCGCGAGATCAAACTGGTGCGCGAGGCACTGTCCGAGCGCGAGGTGCTGATCCGCGCGATGCCGCATATCTCCTGGCCGATGCGCTTCGTGCTGCCCTACAGCGCCGACATGCGTTTCGAGAGCGATACGCCGGTCTCGAAGATGCTCTCGACCGTGATGCCGTGGATGAGGGGCAAGCGCCCGTCCTGGATGATCCGCTCGGGGCTGTTCCTCTACGATCATCTGGGAGGGCAGGGGCTCTTGCCGGGTACGAAGCGACTCGATCTGCGCAACACGCCCGAAGGCGCGCCGCTGAAGGATCAATTCGCTCATGCCTTCGAATATTCCGACGGCTGGGTGCAGGACGCCCGGCTCGTCGTGCTCAATGCGCGCGACGCCGAGGCGCATGGCGCCGACATTCGTGTGCAGACGAGGGTCGTCGAGGCGCATCGCGACGGCGGTCATTGGGTGATCACCACCGAGGGGCCGAACGGGCGCGAGGAGCATTTGGCCCGCGCCGTGGTCAATGCGGGCGGCCCGTGGGTCGAGCAGATCCTGAAAGGTACGATGGGCAGCGCCAGCCGCGAGCATATCCGACTCGTGCGCGGCAGCCATATCGTGACCCGCAAGCTCTACGATCACGATAAATGCTACTTCTTCCAAGGCACCGACGGGCGGATCATCTTCGCGATCCCCTATGAACAGGACTTCACCCTGATCGGCACGACCGAGGCCGCGCATGAGGATTCGCCGCTCGCCGCCGAATGCACCGAAGCCGAGCGCGATTACCTGTGCGAATTCGCCTCCGAGTATTTCAAGCAGGAAGTCACGCCCGACGATGTCGTCTGGACCTATTCCGGCGTGCGCCCGCTCTATGAGGACGGCGCGAGTTCTGCGACCGCGGCGACGCGCGAATACGTGCTCTCGCTCGATGCCCCGACGGGCCAGCCGGCGGCGCTGCATGTATTCGGCGGCAAGATCACCACCTATCGTCGTCTTGCCGAGGATGCGCTGGCCAAGCTGCGGCCGCATCTGCCCGGGATGGGCGGGCCGTGGACGAAAGACGCGCGTCTCCCGGGCGGCGATTTCGCCCCCGAAGGGGTCGAGGCCAAGATCGCCAAGCTCTCGCAAGACTACCCCTTCGTGGATCGCAAATGGGCCGAGCGGATGATCCGTCATTATGGCACCGAGGCGTGGGACATCTTCGGCGATGCCAAGGCGCTGGCCGATCTGGGCCGCGATTTCGGCGGTACGCTTACCGAGGCCGAACTGCGCTGGCTCGTCGAGAGGGAATGGGCCCGCAAGGTCGAGGACGTGATCTGGCGGCGTACCAAGCTGGGCTTGCGGCTCGATGCCGATCAGGTCAACTCTGTCGCCGCGTGGCTGGAGGAGCACGCGGCCTGA
- the glpK gene encoding glycerol kinase GlpK has translation MTHILAIDQGTTSSRAIVFDGALRPVASAQQEFTQHFPRSGWVEHDAEEIWESVLTTVRGAIEKAGVTAADISGIGITNQRETTLVWDRESGKPIHNAIVWQDRRTAEFCRTLREDGFEETVTARTGLIIDPYFSATKLRWLLENVDGARDKAEAGKLAFGTIDSWLIWKLTGGTSHVTDATNAARTMLYDIAKGRWSTTIAKKLGVPMEMLPEVKDCAAEFGVTQADLFGAEIPILGVAGDQQAATVGQACFKPGMLKSTYGTGCFALLNTGDQMVRSENRLLTTIAYQLDGKVTYALEGSIFVAGAVVQWLRDGLKIIEAADQTQALAEQSDPEQDVIIVPAFTGLGAPYWNPDCRGAVFGLTRSSGPAEFARAALESVGFQTRDLLEAMQADWSDDARPTLRVDGGMTASDWAMQFLSDILGAPVDRPEVLETTALGAAWLAGYRAGLYPEPEEFAKGWALDRNFAPQMDEATREARYAAWKKAVEATIAAV, from the coding sequence ATGACCCATATTCTGGCAATCGACCAAGGCACCACGTCGTCGCGGGCGATCGTCTTTGACGGCGCGCTGCGCCCGGTGGCGAGCGCGCAGCAGGAATTCACGCAGCATTTCCCGCGTTCGGGCTGGGTGGAGCACGATGCCGAGGAAATCTGGGAGAGCGTGCTGACGACCGTGCGCGGCGCCATCGAGAAGGCCGGTGTGACCGCGGCGGACATCTCCGGCATCGGCATCACCAACCAGCGCGAGACGACGCTGGTCTGGGACCGCGAGAGCGGCAAGCCGATCCATAACGCCATTGTCTGGCAGGACCGCCGCACCGCCGAATTCTGCCGCACCCTGCGCGAGGACGGGTTCGAGGAGACCGTGACCGCGCGCACCGGGCTGATCATCGATCCCTATTTCTCGGCCACGAAACTGCGCTGGCTTCTGGAGAATGTCGACGGCGCGCGGGATAAGGCCGAGGCGGGCAAGCTCGCCTTCGGGACCATCGACAGCTGGCTGATCTGGAAACTGACGGGCGGCACCTCGCATGTCACTGATGCCACGAATGCCGCGCGCACGATGCTCTACGATATCGCGAAAGGGCGCTGGTCGACGACCATCGCGAAGAAACTCGGCGTGCCGATGGAGATGCTGCCGGAAGTGAAGGATTGCGCGGCGGAGTTCGGTGTCACGCAAGCGGACCTGTTCGGCGCGGAAATCCCGATCCTCGGCGTCGCGGGCGACCAGCAGGCGGCGACGGTTGGGCAGGCCTGCTTCAAGCCGGGGATGCTGAAATCGACCTACGGCACGGGCTGCTTCGCGCTGCTCAATACCGGCGATCAGATGGTGCGCTCGGAGAACCGGCTGCTGACCACCATCGCCTACCAGCTCGACGGCAAAGTGACCTATGCGCTCGAAGGCTCGATCTTCGTCGCGGGGGCGGTGGTGCAATGGCTGCGCGACGGGCTGAAGATCATCGAGGCCGCCGACCAGACGCAGGCGCTGGCCGAGCAGTCCGACCCCGAGCAGGACGTGATCATCGTGCCCGCCTTCACCGGCCTCGGCGCGCCTTACTGGAACCCCGATTGCCGCGGCGCAGTCTTCGGCCTGACCCGCAGCTCTGGCCCGGCAGAGTTCGCCCGCGCGGCCCTGGAATCGGTGGGTTTCCAGACCCGCGATCTCTTGGAGGCGATGCAGGCGGATTGGTCCGACGACGCGCGCCCGACCCTGCGGGTCGATGGCGGCATGACGGCGTCGGATTGGGCGATGCAGTTCCTGTCCGACATCCTCGGTGCACCAGTGGACCGGCCCGAAGTGCTGGAGACGACTGCCCTCGGCGCGGCCTGGCTTGCAGGTTACAGGGCGGGTCTCTACCCCGAGCCGGAAGAGTTCGCCAAAGGCTGGGCGCTCGATCGCAACTTCGCCCCGCAGATGGACGAGGCCACACGCGAAGCCCGCTACGCCGCGTGGAAAAAGGCGGTCGAGGCCACCATCGCGGCGGTCTGA
- the puuE gene encoding allantoinase PuuE: protein MTRYPRDLRGYGRTPPDPQWPGKARVAISMVLNFEEGGENNILHGDAASEAFLSDIAGAAQWPGQRHWNMESIYEYGARAGFWRLHRLFTRLNVPLTIYGVATALARAPEQVAAMKEAGWEIASHGLKWVEHKDMAEEEERRQIAEAIRLHTEVVGERPRGWYTGRCSANTVRLTAEEGGFDWISDTYDDDLPYWLEVGARDQLVIPYTLEANDMRFATAPGYIEGEQFFQYLKDSFDTLYAEGMDGAPKMFSVGLHNRLIGRPGKVAGLKRFLDYALSHEGVWFATRGEIAAHWAATHPHTRRERPSQMSRDRFVEVFGGIYEHSPWIAERAFELELGPAHDSHEGMASALVRIFRSASEAERLGVLTAHPDLAGKLAQAKRLTAESTSEQASAGLDALTDEERATFEALNAAYTEKFGFPFIIAVKDNTKASILHAFRRRLDQGRETEFREACKQVERIAWHRLNAMDL from the coding sequence ATGACCCGCTACCCTCGCGACCTGCGCGGCTACGGCCGCACGCCCCCAGATCCGCAATGGCCGGGAAAGGCGCGCGTAGCGATCTCGATGGTGCTCAACTTCGAGGAGGGCGGCGAGAACAATATCCTGCACGGCGATGCGGCGTCGGAGGCGTTCCTGTCCGATATCGCAGGCGCCGCGCAATGGCCCGGCCAGCGACACTGGAACATGGAGTCGATCTACGAATACGGAGCGCGCGCAGGCTTCTGGCGGCTGCACCGGCTGTTCACCAGGCTGAACGTACCACTCACGATCTACGGGGTCGCGACCGCGCTGGCGCGCGCGCCGGAACAGGTCGCTGCGATGAAGGAAGCGGGCTGGGAGATCGCCTCGCACGGCCTGAAATGGGTCGAGCACAAAGATATGGCGGAAGAAGAAGAACGCCGCCAGATCGCCGAGGCTATCCGCCTGCATACCGAGGTCGTCGGAGAGCGTCCGCGCGGATGGTATACCGGGCGCTGTTCGGCCAACACGGTGCGGCTGACCGCAGAAGAGGGTGGCTTCGACTGGATCTCCGACACTTATGACGACGACCTGCCCTATTGGCTGGAAGTGGGCGCGCGGGACCAACTCGTGATCCCCTACACGTTGGAAGCCAACGATATGCGCTTTGCCACGGCGCCCGGCTATATCGAGGGCGAGCAGTTCTTCCAGTACCTCAAGGACAGTTTCGACACGCTCTATGCCGAAGGGATGGACGGCGCGCCGAAGATGTTCTCGGTGGGCCTGCATAACCGCCTGATCGGGCGGCCGGGAAAAGTTGCGGGGCTGAAGCGCTTCCTCGATTACGCGCTGTCGCATGAGGGCGTCTGGTTCGCGACCCGTGGAGAGATCGCCGCGCATTGGGCCGCGACCCACCCCCACACGCGCCGCGAACGCCCGAGCCAGATGAGCCGGGACCGTTTCGTCGAAGTCTTCGGCGGCATATACGAACATTCGCCCTGGATCGCCGAGCGGGCCTTCGAGCTGGAGCTGGGCCCGGCCCATGACAGCCATGAAGGGATGGCCTCGGCGCTTGTCCGCATCTTCCGCTCGGCTTCGGAGGCGGAGCGTCTCGGCGTGCTGACCGCGCACCCGGATCTCGCGGGAAAACTCGCCCAGGCCAAACGTCTAACCGCAGAAAGCACCTCGGAACAGGCGAGCGCCGGGCTCGACGCGCTGACCGACGAGGAACGCGCCACGTTCGAGGCGCTCAACGCCGCCTATACCGAAAAATTCGGTTTCCCCTTCATCATCGCCGTAAAAGACAATACCAAGGCGTCAATCCTCCACGCCTTCCGCCGCCGGCTTGACCAGGGCCGCGAGACGGAATTCCGTGAGGCCTGCAAACAGGTCGAGCGGATCGCGTGGCATCGCCTGAACGCCATGGACCTTTGA
- a CDS encoding bifunctional allantoicase/(S)-ureidoglycine aminohydrolase, translating to MEYTYYAPTGGLPDQNQRARERAQFNTSYAVIPRGVLSDITISLMPGWENTRAWVLARPLSGFAETFAQLIVEVAPGGGSDNPEPDPEGQGVIFVLAGHIRLVIEGVGHELDAGGYAYLAPGTQWSVANDQDTPGTFVWIRKRYERVPGIDAPESFVTADQDKPPLEMPNTSGYWSTSRFVDPNDLRHDMHVNIVTFMPGGTIPFAETHVMEHGIYVLQGRGVYLLNQDWIEVEEGDFMWLRSFCPQACYAAGRRPFRYLLYKDVNRHPKLGSPISS from the coding sequence ATGGAATACACCTATTACGCCCCGACGGGCGGTTTGCCCGATCAGAACCAGCGCGCCCGCGAGCGCGCGCAATTCAACACCTCCTACGCCGTGATCCCGCGCGGTGTGCTCTCCGACATCACCATCTCGCTGATGCCGGGCTGGGAAAACACCCGCGCCTGGGTGCTCGCGCGGCCGCTGTCGGGCTTTGCCGAGACCTTCGCGCAGCTGATCGTCGAAGTCGCGCCGGGCGGCGGTTCGGACAATCCCGAACCCGATCCCGAGGGCCAGGGCGTGATCTTCGTGCTCGCTGGCCACATCCGCCTCGTGATCGAAGGCGTTGGCCACGAACTGGACGCCGGCGGCTACGCCTATCTCGCCCCGGGCACGCAATGGTCGGTCGCGAACGATCAGGACACGCCCGGCACCTTCGTCTGGATCCGAAAGCGCTACGAGCGTGTGCCCGGCATCGACGCGCCGGAAAGCTTCGTCACCGCCGATCAGGACAAGCCGCCGCTCGAGATGCCCAACACCTCGGGCTACTGGTCGACCTCGCGCTTCGTCGATCCGAACGATCTGCGCCACGACATGCATGTCAATATCGTGACCTTCATGCCGGGCGGCACCATCCCCTTCGCGGAAACCCACGTCATGGAGCACGGCATCTACGTGCTGCAGGGCCGCGGAGTCTACCTGCTGAACCAGGACTGGATCGAGGTCGAGGAGGGCGACTTCATGTGGCTGCGCAGCTTCTGCCCGCAGGCCTGCTACGCCGCCGGTCGCCGTCCGTTCCGCTACCTGCTCTACAAGGACGTGAACCGCCACCCGAAGCTCGGCTCGCCCATCTCGAGCTGA